Genomic DNA from Roseburia intestinalis L1-82:
AAAATACCGTAGAAATTATTATGGAACGATCTTCCTTGAAATCCTCTTAGACAAAATGCAGCGGAAAGAGGATGTCCTCTACATTGAGTCAGTCAGGGCGCCGCGGGTTGTGCGGGTGAAGCGGAGAAAAAAAGAGCCGGATCCGAAAAATTGCAACGTGATGGAAAAGCAAAATGAACCTGTCGCAAAAACCTGTGATGAGCATAGGCCAAAAGAACCGGCGGTATCCGGGGGGCGGTCTGTGCAGTCCGTACAGAATGTGCAGGATATGCAGGTCATGCCGGAAATAAGACTGTCCAATGAACCGGCGGAGCGGCTACAGAAGGGGCGTTCGGGACTTGGGATAAATGTTGAAATGCCGCCTGAAAGTCGGAACGTGGGCAATAGTCAGGGTGGAAACCAATATTCTATGGAGCATTCTATGAGATCTTCCATGGAAGTCGTCAAAGAATATTCCATGAATGTTTCAAAAACCGGGATGGCTTCGATTTCTGGAGAAACGATCCTTGTGTGGGCGTCGGGAGATATTTTAGAACTGTCTGTGATGTCGGAGCTGCCGGAAATATCGGGAAATTATAATGCACGGGCGTGCATGGTGTAATGTTGCCGGTCACACAACAGGTGTGTACAGCAGTGTAAAAAAGAGGCGGTGTTCAAGTCGGACACTGTCTTTCTTTAAAAATCGGACTTCTTTTTTGTGCAGTCTGCACAAGAAATTTCAAATCAGTTGCATACGAAGAATGACGTATGCTAAGATCTCATCTTTGACAGTTGATTAGTTAAAAAAGTGCCACAATCCCTGTAAATACAAGGGGCGTGGCACTTTTATCTGCATACACGAAATATAGTAATGTTTTATCTCCGCTTACTTTTTTTCTGAATTCCTTTCATTTTCCGTTTTGTTATGAATTGATAGTCCGTTCTGAATCCGCAGGTTTCATGGAGATCATCAGTGATTTCCTGACGTTCATATACCGGCATGAAGCCCTGTTCTTCTATATCCGTAAATTTTATGTCTTTTAAAGTGTGAAGTAATTGTTCTGTGGTATAAGTCCCTTTCAAGGAGCGGTTTAATAACCGGAAATGTAACAGAGCAAGAAAGCAGGTGAGGAAATGAGCTTTAATCCGATCTTCACGGTTTAAGTAAACGGGTCTGGCTTCAAAGTCTGTTTTCATAGTTCTGAAACAGTCTTCAATCTGCCATCTTCCTTCACTGACTTTTAAGATATCTGCAACGTCATCATCAAGCAGGTCTGTACATACCGCATAAAGTCCGTCATACATTTCTTCTTCAGCAATCTTATCCGTATCGAGATAATAGTGGATCTTAGCTTTTTCTCCTTCGTTGGTTACAGCTACCTTATTTACAAATCTTGCAGGATCATTTGGATTTTTACGCTGTTTTTTTAGAGAGCCATTTGCAACCATTTTTTCTGCCCGACAGATCTGCTCCGCACGGATGGCTTTCTGATAAGCGGCATATTTAGGGGAGTAGGTTATGATTAATTTTTGATCCAGTTTTTTTGTTGTCAATGGTTCGTCTTTATAATAAAGCTGGTTCTTGTCATCATCTGTCAGTTTTGTGAGATCAACAGGTTTATCATCTGAGAGACGTTTGAAGCCAGTTTTCTTTAAAGCCCATGCCCGGTCTTCAGCAGGCAGCTTTTTGATGGACTGAGTGACAATAAATGCCCTCTGTCCCATGTGATTAAGAACACGGTTATCCTCAGAAGCAAGTCCGGCGTCACTACAATAGATAAACTTATCACAGCCGAATTGTTGGAGAATCTTTGTTTCTAAAGGTTTTAAGGATTTCTGCTCATTTTGGTTTCCAGGAAAGAGTGAGAAAGCCAAAGGTATTCCGTCACCATCTGTAAAGAGTCCCATTTGAATAATGGGATTCGGACGGTGCTCTTTGCTTTTTCCGTATTTTTTATCTCCATCTTCCTGTTCGATTTCAAAGTAGTAGTTTGTGCAATCATAATAAAGGATCCGATCCATTCTGTCACCAAGAAAAAAGCTGTTTTTATAAACTTCTGATTGAATAAAATCCATTTCAGAAGCAAGAACAGAAAGAGCTCGGTAAACATCATGAAGTTCATAAGTTGGAGGCTCAAGGAACTGTTTTGCTGCTCGAAAGGAAGAACTTTTGCTGGAAGGTTCCAGAACCCTTGTATAAATTAAATCAGATAAAATAGCATTAAGATCATACTCGAATTTATGTCGGCTTTTGATTTTTCGGCAGACAGAATCGAGCTTAAGTCCATAGTAAATAGACTGAAGAAAAAGATATCCGCCAGAAAAAAGTTTCTGCTTATTATAGTCCATGAGTCTGTTGGAATGAAATGGAATCATGACAGTAGCATCCTCTTTTTCACTTTTATATTTCAGTGTTTCAAGACGAGCCTGTTCATTTGCCCATTCAACAACTCCGTCACGATCCGTGTGGAGCTGCGCCGATAATTCAGCTAACGTACCTAATTTTCGGATGGTTTTGGAAGTACTTTTCCCATTGGCATTTGTATAGGACTGAGTGATGTAAAAGGACTCAGAATTTTTTGATTTTGATGTTGTTATACGCACAATAATCACCTCTGTCACTATTATACCACATATCACCAAATATTACTATATAATAAAAATAAAAATTTGACAAAAAAATAAGCCTATTTCAAGGCTTTGTGGTACTTTTTTGGATTTCAATGTGTCAAACTCCCGTGTACAGCAGTGTAAAAAAGAGGCGGTGTTCAAGTCGGACACTGTCTTTCTTTAAAAATCGGACTTCTTTTTTGTGCAGACTGCACAAGAAATTTCAAATCAGTTGCATACGAAGAATGACGTATGCTAAGATAAATCAAAGCATATTTCTACCATGTGAACAGCGTTATTCAGACAGTTGCATTTGCTTTACATGACCATAAGGATGACACATCCGTCTACATTTCAAAAAACATTTCAGAAATCTATGCTTTTTATTCACAAAAATGAAAAGCAGGAGATCTGGATGAGCCTCCTGCACATAGGAGGAACTGAATATGAAGAAGGGTACACAGGTATCAGAAAAGATACCAGCAGCCAACCGTCAGTACAAAGACACCGTATTCCGCATGTTGTTTTCAGAGAAAGAGAACCTTTTATCTTTGTACAATGCAGTAACCGGGAAAGCTTATCAGAACGCAGATGATCTGAAAATCGTCACGCTGGAAAATGCAATCTACATGGGGATGAAAAACGACCTGGCATTTATGTTAGAGACGAATATTTATCTCTACGAGCACCAGTCCACGTTAAATCCCAACATACCGCTGCGGGATCTGATTTACATAGGAATCGAATATCAGCAGTATGTTGATGATAAGTCCTTGTATTCGTCCCGCCTGCAGAAGATACCGGCACCGAAATTTATGGTATTTTATAATGGAACGGATGCAGTGGATGACCGGGTGGAACTTCGACTGTCAAACGCTTATGAGCATCTGGCTGGCGAGCCGGACCTGGAGTTAAAAGCCCTGATGTTAAACGTCAATGAAGGACATAACAAAGAGCTGATGGAGCAGTGTCAGACATTGAAGGAATATGCCATTTATGTAGCGAGAGTCCGCAAATATACATCAGAAATGAACTTAAACGATGCAGTTGCACGGGCAATCGATGAATGTATCAAAGAAGGAATTTTGGTGGAATTTCTTCGGAAGAATCGTTCGGAGGTAAAGATGGTGAGTATTTTGGAATATGATAAAGAGTGGGAAGAGAAAAAACTCCGAAAGGCAGAATATGAGGCTGGCAAAAGTGACGGAATCGAGATCGCAGAAGAGAGAATGATCCATAATATGATTAAGCTGGATTTCCCAATAGAAAAAATTGCAGAAGTAACTGGAAAATCGCCATTGGAAATAGAACAATATTTACAATCGAACAGACAATAAATATTTTAAAAAGATTACGGAAACTGTTGATAAAACTATATAAAAAAATAATGAAATGAACAGTAAATAATAAAATCCTCTGTAAACAGAAAAACAGGTGGCAAATAGCACCTGACTGTTTGCAGAGGATTTTATTATTACTATTTACCAATAAAAATTTATTGTAAAACAATAAAAATATATTGCAAAAGCAAGATATATGTGTATAATAAAGGAAAACAATAAAACCAGAAAGAAAAATCTGGAATCAAAAACAAACTCAAAGAAAAGTGAATCAGATCAGGAGGAGAATCATTTATGCAGCAAAAAGAAATTTCACGGTGGCTAAAAGCAATCACGATTGTACTGGCGCTGATGGGGGCGGTGTTCTTTCTATATATTATGCCGGTACTTGCAATGTCATGGAGGGACGCGGATGAATCACTGGCGTATCTTTTTATGCCGGGGCTGTTGTACGGCTGGTGCATTGCGGTGATCTGTTATGCGATCCTGTACCAGTTCTGGAAAGTATGTGTGCAGATCGGAAAAGACAATTCATTCTCAAAAGAAAATGCAAAATGTTTTCGAAATATCAGTCACTTCGCATTGCTGCTCTCAGTTGTGTGGTTTGCGGGAATTGTTTTTCTGGCAATCTTAGCGGTCAGGCAGCCCGGAATCAGTATTTTTATGATCACCGCAGTTTTGCTTTCGGTCATGATATCTGTTTTGGCAGCGGCATTATCACATCTGGTCCTGAAAGCCTACGAATTAAAACAGGAAAATGAACTTACGATATAAGGAGAGACAAATGGCGATTATCATAAATATAGATGTAATGCTTGCAAAGCGAAAAATGAGTGTAACTGAACTCTCGGAAAAAGTAGGTATTACAATGGCAAATATTTCCATACTAAAAAATGGAAAGGCAAAAGCAATCAAAGTAGACACATTAAACAAGATCTGCCGGGCGTTGGACTGCCAGCCGGGAGATATTTTAGAATATGTTCCATCGGATGATGAAATTTAATATATTGTACGGAATGAAGCAGGAATATGACAGTTTATGAAAAACTGAAGCAGGAACAGGACAGCTTATTGGAAAAGGAAGGGAGCATGAAAATGGATCAGAATCTTACAGTCAGTTACGAGGAGCAGAAAGCGCAGTGGCAGGAAAGAAAAAAACAGCAGCAGAAAGAAAATGCGGGGATTTTTAAAAAACTTGCGCCGGCAAGCCTCATTTACGCACTGATCTATACAGTCTGTATTTACAAAAATATGACAGGTGCCGCAGTACTTCTGTGGGTGGTGGCAACGATCGGATATATCTGTTACATCGTTAAAACGGTAAAGGAAAGAAAAGTTTTTAAAACAACAATAATTTTTGCTGTGTATATGCTGATCCTTGCGGTCAGTACATTTACAACCGGAAATGAGTGGATCATCTGGATGAATTATTGCTGGATATTTGCATTCACGGTGTGTTTCCTGATACGAAATATGGCAGATGAAAACGAATGGAATTTCTGGGATTACCTGTGCGGTGGAGTAAATGCTGTATTTGGAGCAATTGGCAGCATTGCAAGACCATTTGGCGATGGAAACGATTTTGCACGTTTGCGGGAGAAAAAAGAAAATGGCAAAGCGCGTGAGATCCTGATCGGAATTGCAGTAGCGATACCGGTGGTTCTTCTGATCGGTGGATTGTTAATGTCGGCGGATCTGGTATTTTCAAATATGATTGCAAAAGTTTTCGAAGGAATCAGGATACCGGCAAACCTGGCAGGGATTTGTTTCATGTTATGTTTTGGTTTTATTTCATCTTACTGTGGAGTCAGATATACAGCATACAGAAAAGACCGGCAGGACAGGGAAGTAAAAATTCTTACAGAGACGACAGCAATGTTTACGGTTTCGGTCTTAGTGGCGGTATTATATGTGATATTCTGTGGTATACAGATCATATATCTGTTTGGCGGTGGCGGGGAGCTGCCGGCAGGAGTGACCTATGCCGAATATGCAAGGCAGGGATTTTTCCAGCTCCTTGTGGTGTGTATTTTAAATCTGGGGGCGGTTCTTACAATGGAGCATTTCTTTCAGAGGAACAGGGCGGTCGATGCCGTTCTGACGGTGATCTCTGTATGTACGATCATTATGACAGCATCGAGCGGGTGGAGAATGATCCTGTATATCCGGGCATACCAGCTCACATTTTTGCGTGTTGTGGTACTTGTGGCACTGGCAGTGATCACGCTTCTGATGGCAGGGACGATCTGTTATATCTGGAACCGCAGGTTCCCGTTGTTTCAGTATGGAATGGCGGTTGTGTGCGTCAGTTATGTCCTGTTTGCCTTTGCACATGTAGATGCGGGGATTGCCGCCTATGATCTGGCGCAGATCGAAAATGGAAATACTGCGGGAGATTACAGTTATCTCTCCTGTTTATCAACGGATGCGGCACCAGTGATCGCTGAGTACTTAAAAGAACATCCGGACAAGAGTTATTACGGGGATGGAATATATAACTGGAAGTGGGAATATATGCAGGAAAATGACAGGATGAACCAGCCTGTGACGCTCCGGACATTTAATCTGTCTTATCTGCGTGCAAAAAGAATATTTTCAGAAAAATAGGTCATAAGTATCAGATTATTGTCATAAAAATAATATTTATTTACAAATGTTCTCCGGTTTTGTATAATGAAACAAAGATGTTGTGAAAATTTATGATGAGGAGAACAAAAGATGAAAGGAAAAACAGCTGGAAAGATAATTGCACTGTTTGCCGTGGCGGGAATGCTCGCCGGGTGTGGTGGAAAAACAGGTACTACGCCGGATGATTATGCGACAAACGATGGCTATATTACAACGGAAACCGCCGGGAACAGTACAGGCGGTGCACAGTCGGATACCACATCGGGCACGGCAGGAATTTCGAAAGAAAATATAAAAGTCGGCGTGCTTTATATTTCAGATCCGGATGAGGGAAGCGGATATTCTTACACGCATGATCTGGGAATTGTGGGAATGCAGGAAAATCTGGGTTTAAGCGATGATTAGATTGAGAGAAAGATCGTGGATGACTCTGACGCAAAGGCGACGGAGGAAGCAATCGAAGCATGTATTTCGGATGGGTGCAATATTATTTTTACAACCAGCTGGGGGTATATGGAAACAACAGCAGAGATGGCTGAAAAATATCCGGATATTTACTTTTCCCATGGAACCGGTTATATGTCAAATGGAAAGAACTTCAACAATTATTTTGGTCGTATTTACCAGGTAAGGTATTTAAGCGGTATCGTGGCTGGCATGAATACAAAGTCGGATAAGGTCGGCTATGTTGCAGCGCAGGATTCTTCCAATTCGGAGGTGACAGGTGGAATTGATGCATTTGCGATCGGTGTTGCAGCTGTTAACCCGGAGGCAAAGATCTATGTGGCAGTCACAAACAGCTGGGATGATCCGGATAAGGAAAAAGCAGCATCGGAACAGCTGTTGGATATGGGCTGTGATGTGATGGCACAGCATTGTGATACGCCGTATCCGCAGACACTCGCACAGGAACGTGGTGTATATGGTATCGGCTATAACTCAGATATGAGCAAGGAAACACCGGATGCCTGTCTGACGAGTGTTATCTGGAACTGGAGTGCATACTATACTTCGGCAGTTAAGAGTATTATCAATGGAACCTGGGATGGATCAAACTATTATGGAGGTATGGCAGAGGGGCTGGTACAGCTGACGAATCTGGCATCTTTTGCGGCAGAGGGTACGCAGGAGAAGGTGGATGAAGCGACTGCAGAAATTTTAAATGGCAGCAATAATGTTTTTGACGGAGTGATGGAGACAAATACAGGGGAGACGGTTGGAACAGAGAATGGAACCTTAGATGATGCAATGATTACCGGCGGCATTGACTGGTATTATAAAAACGTTGTGATTGTGGACTAGGGGGAGAATGAGATGATGAAATTGACGATTCGAAAAAAAGTTTTATTCTGTTCTTTGATACCGCTGCTTCTGTTAGGAGGAATTATCCTTCTGATCGCGTCCACGATCGTAAAGGGTGCAATTATCGATCAGGTGGAAAATTCATTAAAAGGAACTGCAATCGCGACGCAGGCAGCTTATGACCAGAATGCAGGTACCTATTTGCAGACGGAAAATGGTGATATCTGGAAAGGAAGTTATAACATTTCACAGTCAGAGAATCTGGTGGATACCATCAAACAGGAGTCTGGGATGGATGTGACATTTTTCTATGGATCACAGAGAATCATGACTTCTGCAGTCGACAAAAATGGTGACAGGATTCTGGGAAGTCCGGCGGGTGACAAGGTTGTTGAAAAGGTATTAAATGGTGGTGAGGAATA
This window encodes:
- a CDS encoding IS1634 family transposase, yielding MRITTSKSKNSESFYITQSYTNANGKSTSKTIRKLGTLAELSAQLHTDRDGVVEWANEQARLETLKYKSEKEDATVMIPFHSNRLMDYNKQKLFSGGYLFLQSIYYGLKLDSVCRKIKSRHKFEYDLNAILSDLIYTRVLEPSSKSSSFRAAKQFLEPPTYELHDVYRALSVLASEMDFIQSEVYKNSFFLGDRMDRILYYDCTNYYFEIEQEDGDKKYGKSKEHRPNPIIQMGLFTDGDGIPLAFSLFPGNQNEQKSLKPLETKILQQFGCDKFIYCSDAGLASEDNRVLNHMGQRAFIVTQSIKKLPAEDRAWALKKTGFKRLSDDKPVDLTKLTDDDKNQLYYKDEPLTTKKLDQKLIITYSPKYAAYQKAIRAEQICRAEKMVANGSLKKQRKNPNDPARFVNKVAVTNEGEKAKIHYYLDTDKIAEEEMYDGLYAVCTDLLDDDVADILKVSEGRWQIEDCFRTMKTDFEARPVYLNREDRIKAHFLTCFLALLHFRLLNRSLKGTYTTEQLLHTLKDIKFTDIEEQGFMPVYERQEITDDLHETCGFRTDYQFITKRKMKGIQKKSKRR
- a CDS encoding RpnC/YadD family protein, producing the protein MKKGTQVSEKIPAANRQYKDTVFRMLFSEKENLLSLYNAVTGKAYQNADDLKIVTLENAIYMGMKNDLAFMLETNIYLYEHQSTLNPNIPLRDLIYIGIEYQQYVDDKSLYSSRLQKIPAPKFMVFYNGTDAVDDRVELRLSNAYEHLAGEPDLELKALMLNVNEGHNKELMEQCQTLKEYAIYVARVRKYTSEMNLNDAVARAIDECIKEGILVEFLRKNRSEVKMVSILEYDKEWEEKKLRKAEYEAGKSDGIEIAEERMIHNMIKLDFPIEKIAEVTGKSPLEIEQYLQSNRQ
- a CDS encoding DUF2975 domain-containing protein; the protein is MQQKEISRWLKAITIVLALMGAVFFLYIMPVLAMSWRDADESLAYLFMPGLLYGWCIAVICYAILYQFWKVCVQIGKDNSFSKENAKCFRNISHFALLLSVVWFAGIVFLAILAVRQPGISIFMITAVLLSVMISVLAAALSHLVLKAYELKQENELTI
- a CDS encoding helix-turn-helix domain-containing protein, which gives rise to MAIIINIDVMLAKRKMSVTELSEKVGITMANISILKNGKAKAIKVDTLNKICRALDCQPGDILEYVPSDDEI
- a CDS encoding DUF4153 domain-containing protein, whose protein sequence is MTVYEKLKQEQDSLLEKEGSMKMDQNLTVSYEEQKAQWQERKKQQQKENAGIFKKLAPASLIYALIYTVCIYKNMTGAAVLLWVVATIGYICYIVKTVKERKVFKTTIIFAVYMLILAVSTFTTGNEWIIWMNYCWIFAFTVCFLIRNMADENEWNFWDYLCGGVNAVFGAIGSIARPFGDGNDFARLREKKENGKAREILIGIAVAIPVVLLIGGLLMSADLVFSNMIAKVFEGIRIPANLAGICFMLCFGFISSYCGVRYTAYRKDRQDREVKILTETTAMFTVSVLVAVLYVIFCGIQIIYLFGGGGELPAGVTYAEYARQGFFQLLVVCILNLGAVLTMEHFFQRNRAVDAVLTVISVCTIIMTASSGWRMILYIRAYQLTFLRVVVLVALAVITLLMAGTICYIWNRRFPLFQYGMAVVCVSYVLFAFAHVDAGIAAYDLAQIENGNTAGDYSYLSCLSTDAAPVIAEYLKEHPDKSYYGDGIYNWKWEYMQENDRMNQPVTLRTFNLSYLRAKRIFSEK
- a CDS encoding BMP family ABC transporter substrate-binding protein; translation: MDDSDAKATEEAIEACISDGCNIIFTTSWGYMETTAEMAEKYPDIYFSHGTGYMSNGKNFNNYFGRIYQVRYLSGIVAGMNTKSDKVGYVAAQDSSNSEVTGGIDAFAIGVAAVNPEAKIYVAVTNSWDDPDKEKAASEQLLDMGCDVMAQHCDTPYPQTLAQERGVYGIGYNSDMSKETPDACLTSVIWNWSAYYTSAVKSIINGTWDGSNYYGGMAEGLVQLTNLASFAAEGTQEKVDEATAEILNGSNNVFDGVMETNTGETVGTENGTLDDAMITGGIDWYYKNVVIVD